A portion of the Candida dubliniensis CD36 chromosome R, complete sequence genome contains these proteins:
- a CDS encoding flavohemoglobin, putative (Similar to S. cerevisiae YHB1;~duplicated gene - see Cd36_33470): MTIEYETKQLTPSQTKIILDTVPILEKAGETLTQKFYQRMLGNYNEVKPFFNSTDQKLLRQPKILAFALLNYAKNIEDLTPLTDFVNQIVVKHIGLQVLPEHYPIVGTCLIQTMVELLPPEIANQDFLDAWTTAYGNLAKLLIDLEAAEYTKQPWHWFKDFKVTRIVQECKDVKSVYFTPVDKELLPLPKPERGQYLCFRWKIPGEEFEISREYSISEFPKGNEYRISVRHVPGGKISGYIHNDLKVGDILKVAPAAGNFVYDASTNKELVFVAGGIGITPLVPMIERALEEGRKVRLLYSNRSAETRAFGNLFKEYKCRFGDKFQVNEYFSEDNVIDDKVVIDKVFNRKLTTDDLDFIAPEHDVYLIGPREFMKEMKVHLGKKNIPVKLEYFGPYDP; this comes from the coding sequence ATGACAATCGAATACGAAACCAAACAATTAACTCCATCTCAAACCAAAATCATTTTGGACACCGTTCcaattttagaaaaagCCGGTGAAACATTAActcaaaaattttatcaacGTATGTTGGGAAATTACAATGAGGTCAaaccatttttcaattctaccgatcaaaaattattgagACAACCAAAAATTTTAGCATTTGCTTTGTTGAATTATGCTAAAAACATTGAAGATTTGACTCCATTGACAGATTTTGTTAACCAGATTGTTGTCAAACATATTGGTTTGCAAGTGTTGCCAGAACACTACCCGATTGTTGGTACTTGTCTTATCCAAACTATGGTTGAATTGTTACCTCCAGAAATTGCTAACCAAGACTTTTTGGATGCCTGGACCACTGCTTACGGAAACTTGGctaaattattgattgatttagaAGCTGCAGAGTATACCAAACAACCATGGCATTGGTTTAAAGATTTCAAAGTGACAAGAATTGTTCAAGAATGTAAAGATGTGAAATCTGTATACTTTACCCCAGTTGATAAAGAACTTTTGCCATTACCTAAACCTGAACGTGGTCAATACTTGTGTTTCAGATGGAAAATACCAGGTGAAGAATTCGAGATCTCTCGTGAATACTCAATTTCCGAATTTCCTAAGGGAAACGAATATAGAATTTCTGTCAGACATGTCCCAGGTGGTAAAATATCAGGATACATTcataatgatttgaaagtTGGCGACATTTTGAAAGTTGCTCCTGCTGCTGGTAACTTTGTCTATGATGCATCTACAAACAAGGAATTAGTCTTTGTTGCTGGTGGTATTGGTATTACACCCTTGGTACCTATGATTGAACGTGCTTTAGAAGAGGGAAGAAAAGTCAGACTCTTGTACTCAAATAGATCTGCCGAGACCAGAGCATTTGGTAATCTTTTCAAAGAATACAAGTGCAGATTTGGTGACAAGTTTCAAGttaatgaatatttttcaGAAGATAATGTCATTGATGACAAGGTTGTTATTGACAAAGTATTCAACCGTAAATTGACTACTGATGATTTAGATTTTATTGCACCAGAACATGATGTATACCTTATTGGTCCAAGAGAATTCatgaaagaaatgaaagTTCATTTGGGTAAAAAGAATATTCCTGTCAAGcttgaatattttggtCCATACGATCCATAA
- the SAP2 gene encoding aspartyl proteinase, putative, translating into MFLKNIFIALAIALLVDATPTTKRSAGFVALDFSVVKTPKAFPVTNGQEGKTSKRQAIPVTLHNEQVTYAADITVGSNQQKLNVIVDTGSSDLWVPDANVDCQVTYSDQTADFCKQKGTYTPSSSSASQDLNTPFKIGYGDGSSSQGTLYKDTVGFGGASIKNQVLADISSTSIDQGILGVGYKTNEAGGDYDNVPVTLKKQGVIAKNAYSLYLNSPNAATGQIIFGGIDNAKYSGSLITLPVTSNTELRISLGSVEVAGKTINTDNVDVLLDSGTTITYLQQDLADQVVKAFNGELTQDSSGNSFYLVDCNVSGDVVFNFSKNAKISVPASEFAAPLQTDDGQTYSKCQLLFDVNDANILGDNFLRSAYIVYDLDDNEISLAQVKYTSESSISAIN; encoded by the coding sequence atgtttttaaagaatatttttattgCTCTTGCTATTGCTTTATTAGTCGATGCTACTCCAACAACCAAGAGATCAGCTGGGTTTGTTGCCTTAGATTTTAGTGTTGTGAAAACCCCAAAAGCTTTCCCAGTCACTAATGGTCAAGAAGGTAAAACTTCCAAAAGACAAGCAATCCCAGTGACTTTACACAATGAACAAGTCACTTATGCTGCTGATATTACTGTTGGATctaatcaacaaaaacttaatgttattgttgatactGGTTCATCTGATTTATGGGTTCCAGATGCTAATGTTGATTGCCAAGTCACCTATAGTGATCAAACTGCTGATTTCTGTAAACAAAAGGGAACATATACTCCAAGTAGTTCATCAGCTTCTCAAGATTTAAACACTCCATTCAAAATCGGTTATGGTGATGGTTCTTCATCTCAAGGTACCTTATATAAGGATACTGTTGGGTTTGGTGGTGCTTCCATTAAAAACCAAGTGTTGGCTGATATTAGTTCTacttcaattgatcaagGTATTTTGGGAGTTGGTTATAAAACCAATGAAGCTGGTGGTGATTATGACAATGTTCCAGTCAcattaaaaaaacaagGGGTGATTGCCAAGAATGCTTATTCACTTTACCTTAACTCCCCAAATGCTGCTACGGGACAAATTATTTTCGGTGGTATTGATAATGCTAAATATAGTGGATCTTTAATTACATTGCCAGTTACTTCCAATACCGAATTAAGAATCAGTTTGGGATCAGTTGAAGTTGCTGGTAAAACCATCAACACCGATAATGTCGATGTTCTTTTGGATTCCGGTACCACCATTACTTATCTCCAACAAGATCTTGCTGATCAAGTTGTTAAAGCATTCAATGGTGAATTAACCCAAGATTCTAGTGGTAACTCATTCTACCTTGTTGATTGTAATGTGTCTGGAGATGTGGTATTCAATTTTAGTAAAAACGCAAAGATTTCTGTTCCTGCTTCTGAATTTGCTGCTCCTTTACAAACTGATGATGGCCAAACATATTCTAAATGTCAATTACTTTTCGATGTCAATGATGCCAATATTCTCGGTGATAACTTTTTGAGATCAGCTTACATTGTTTATGATTtggatgataatgaaatttcttTAGCTCAAGTCAAATACACTTCTGAATCCAGCATTTCGGCCATTAATTAG